One stretch of Cohnella algarum DNA includes these proteins:
- a CDS encoding alpha-mannosidase, translated as MERLKRWIREMSEAQWLTREAFRSWEIVRTTYVLPGQYENTAPYPEGQGLDHFPSVQGTTYYFRATPDLSGYAEDGRVGLLFESGGEGLLRANGKSYQGLDRNHAYVTLDLERIGTHPELEIELFDPVPEPVDPLNSQAVIQPPIASIRSELVRPNRAVQSLMYAAIVARDSAVLLPETDFRRVRLLEALLAAMDAYVGLEADAIAEGSAVSRIETELKDRVRQTGGNAEGTMRMIGQSHIDIAWLWPMRETVRKTSRTFSTVDALMREYPEFKYAQSQPLLFEFLKRHDPELFERVKERVAEGRWELVGGMWVEPDLNIPSGESLVRQMLYGQAFYRNEFGVTSRIEWLPDTFGYCASLPQILKHGGIEYFMTTKLGWNDTNVFPHDLFHWVGIDGTPILSYLNHGVNEHTLPKDIHEHWQSYRQKAAHPEQMLLYGHGDGGGGVTREMLEFIDRAELMVGQPESRYGTAAAFFAGIAERAPKLPEWRGDLYLELHRGTYTTHARNKRSNRKAESLYREAELWQSLALPRLSAERDLELRGLLHDGWKLILQNQFHDIIPGSAITETYETSEKEYKDVFEKGRAACDTVLAALAGRTDAASPEQPVIRGDGGRSFVVFNSLGWERDIVVELPAATAGIRRGERAGIAAYDADGRMLAADVMATSGPNGADSGGIDGVVSGSADSEGRECRVSIRVPAVPAFGCKTIWLRPASSAADSAEREANASVGGLAGAPSEPSGLGVAVVPDEIKEWKEPERLQGLEGPEGPEGPEGPEGPEGPEELGDAWETGRYKLVFNERGEIASLYDKEAGREIVKPGEAANRFHFYHDRPTLWDAWDIDDRYELQPAGDAVLLEKRVMLRGKVKDVLRFRWKLHRSEIRQDLILYHGDKRIDFRTEVDWNEAHKLLKVGFPIDVVTDKATYEIPFGALERPTHRNTSWEQAQFEVCGHRFADVSEAGYGVSLLNDCKYGYDIQGSTIRLSLLRAPKWPDDTADLGKHEFTYSLYPHEGDWRGAHTVRKAAELNAAAACVEGGPVPGSFALPGAASFIRFQANHVVLDTVKPSEDGGGIILRLYESAGGRERVTIGWPQPVRKAFVSNALEDELKELALTDGAIELAFRPFEIKTVKLAAGV; from the coding sequence CTGGAACGCCTCAAACGATGGATACGCGAAATGTCCGAGGCGCAATGGCTGACTAGGGAGGCGTTCCGGTCGTGGGAAATCGTGCGCACGACCTACGTCCTCCCCGGACAATACGAAAATACCGCCCCCTATCCGGAAGGACAGGGGCTTGACCATTTTCCGAGCGTGCAGGGAACGACCTATTATTTTCGCGCGACTCCGGATTTGTCCGGGTACGCGGAAGACGGCCGGGTCGGCCTCTTGTTCGAATCCGGCGGCGAAGGGCTGCTGCGGGCGAACGGGAAGTCCTATCAGGGACTCGATCGCAATCACGCATACGTGACGCTGGATCTGGAACGGATCGGCACGCATCCGGAGCTGGAAATCGAATTGTTCGATCCGGTGCCGGAGCCGGTCGATCCGCTTAATTCCCAGGCGGTCATTCAGCCGCCGATCGCGTCGATCCGCAGCGAGCTCGTTCGCCCGAACCGGGCGGTGCAAAGCCTCATGTACGCGGCGATCGTCGCGCGCGATTCGGCCGTGCTGCTGCCGGAGACGGATTTTCGGCGGGTTCGGCTGCTCGAAGCGCTGCTAGCGGCGATGGATGCTTACGTCGGCTTGGAGGCGGATGCGATCGCGGAAGGGTCGGCCGTCTCCCGGATCGAAACGGAACTGAAGGATCGGGTTCGGCAGACTGGCGGCAACGCCGAAGGCACGATGCGAATGATCGGACAATCCCACATCGACATCGCCTGGCTGTGGCCGATGCGGGAAACGGTCCGCAAGACGAGCCGGACGTTCTCGACGGTCGACGCGCTCATGCGGGAGTATCCGGAATTCAAATACGCGCAAAGCCAACCGCTGCTGTTCGAGTTTTTGAAGCGGCACGATCCCGAACTGTTCGAACGGGTGAAAGAACGGGTTGCCGAAGGCCGCTGGGAGCTCGTCGGGGGCATGTGGGTGGAGCCGGATTTAAACATTCCGAGCGGCGAGTCGCTCGTCCGACAAATGCTGTACGGGCAAGCGTTTTACCGGAATGAATTCGGCGTAACGTCGCGAATCGAATGGCTGCCGGATACGTTCGGGTACTGCGCTTCGCTGCCGCAAATTTTGAAGCACGGCGGGATCGAATACTTTATGACGACGAAGCTCGGCTGGAACGACACGAACGTGTTTCCGCACGATTTGTTCCATTGGGTCGGCATCGACGGCACGCCGATTTTGTCCTATTTGAACCACGGCGTCAACGAGCATACGCTGCCGAAGGATATCCACGAGCATTGGCAGTCGTACCGGCAAAAAGCGGCTCACCCCGAGCAGATGCTGCTGTACGGCCACGGCGACGGCGGCGGCGGGGTGACGCGCGAAATGCTGGAATTCATCGACCGCGCGGAGCTGATGGTCGGCCAGCCGGAAAGCCGTTACGGAACGGCGGCGGCGTTTTTCGCGGGAATCGCGGAACGCGCGCCGAAGCTGCCCGAATGGCGCGGCGACCTGTATCTGGAGCTGCATCGCGGGACCTATACGACGCATGCGCGGAACAAGCGAAGCAACCGCAAGGCGGAGTCGCTGTACCGCGAGGCGGAGCTGTGGCAGTCGCTGGCGCTGCCGCGGCTTTCGGCCGAGCGGGATCTGGAGCTGCGCGGGCTGCTGCATGACGGCTGGAAGCTGATTTTGCAAAACCAGTTCCACGATATTATTCCGGGTTCGGCGATTACGGAGACGTACGAGACTTCGGAAAAGGAATACAAGGACGTATTCGAAAAGGGCCGCGCGGCGTGCGACACCGTTCTGGCCGCGCTGGCCGGACGGACGGATGCGGCGTCGCCGGAGCAGCCGGTCATTCGCGGGGATGGCGGCAGGTCGTTCGTCGTGTTCAACAGCCTCGGCTGGGAACGCGACATCGTCGTCGAGCTGCCAGCGGCAACGGCAGGCATTCGGCGCGGCGAACGAGCCGGGATCGCGGCATACGACGCGGATGGCCGCATGCTTGCCGCGGACGTTATGGCAACGTCCGGGCCGAACGGGGCGGACTCCGGCGGCATCGACGGCGTCGTTTCGGGCTCGGCGGATTCCGAAGGCCGCGAGTGCCGCGTTTCGATCCGAGTTCCCGCCGTTCCGGCGTTCGGCTGCAAGACGATCTGGCTGCGCCCGGCAAGCTCCGCCGCGGATTCGGCCGAGCGGGAAGCAAACGCTTCGGTCGGCGGCCTGGCGGGTGCGCCGTCCGAGCCGTCCGGGCTGGGCGTGGCTGTAGTGCCGGACGAAATCAAAGAGTGGAAAGAACCGGAAAGGTTGCAAGGGCTGGAAGGTCCGGAAGGTCCGGAAGGTCCGGAAGGTCCGGAAGGTCCGGAAGGTCCGGAAGAACTGGGAGACGCTTGGGAGACGGGGCGCTACAAGCTCGTCTTTAACGAACGCGGGGAAATCGCGAGCCTTTACGACAAGGAAGCCGGCCGCGAGATCGTCAAGCCGGGCGAAGCGGCCAACCGGTTCCATTTCTATCACGACCGTCCGACGCTTTGGGATGCCTGGGACATCGATGACCGATACGAACTTCAGCCGGCGGGAGACGCGGTGCTGCTGGAAAAGCGCGTCATGCTCCGGGGGAAAGTCAAGGACGTGCTTCGCTTCCGCTGGAAGCTGCACCGATCCGAAATCCGGCAGGACCTGATTTTGTACCATGGAGACAAGCGGATCGACTTCCGGACGGAAGTCGACTGGAACGAGGCGCACAAGCTGCTTAAGGTCGGCTTTCCGATCGATGTCGTGACCGACAAGGCGACGTACGAAATTCCGTTCGGGGCGCTGGAGCGGCCGACCCATCGCAATACGAGCTGGGAGCAGGCGCAGTTCGAGGTGTGCGGCCACCGGTTCGCCGACGTCTCCGAAGCGGGTTATGGCGTCAGCCTGCTGAACGATTGCAAATACGGCTACGACATTCAAGGCTCGACGATCCGTCTGTCGCTGCTGCGCGCGCCGAAATGGCCGGACGACACCGCGGATCTCGGCAAGCACGAGTTCACGTATTCGCTCTACCCGCACGAAGGCGACTGGCGCGGGGCGCACACGGTTCGCAAGGCGGCGGAGCTGAACGCGGCGGCCGCATGCGTCGAGGGCGGGCCGGTGCCCGGATCGTTCGCGCTGCCGGGCGCGGCCTCGTTCATTCGCTTCCAGGCAAACCATGTCGTGCTCGACACGGTCAAACCGTCGGAAGACGGCGGCGGCATTATCCTCCGACTGTACGAATCCGCCGGAGGCCGCGAACGGGTAACGATCGGTTGGCCGCAGCCGGTCCGCAAAGCGTTCGTGTCCAACGCGCTCGAGGACGAGCTGAAGGAGCTGGCGTTGACGGACGGAGCCATCGAGCTCGCTTTCCGTCCGTTCGAGATCAAGACGGTGAAGCTGGCTGCGGGAGTGTAA